The genomic window agggggggcagaaaaaGGCGACTCCCAGCGTAGGCAGAGATGCCGGCAGGAAGGACAAGACATCCTCCCGCCCTTCGGCCCCTTTCTTCCGAGACcccagaggggagggggcagagggaccTAGCAGCCCCCCACAGACGGCATGTGGAAGGCTGGGGGGCGACCACtcatacatcatcatcatctttatttttaaagctgttttccgAGCCATGGGTGGGCCCCGAAGCTCTGGGCCTCTCCCCCACTCAGCACCCTCCGCAGAGCCACCCTCTCCTGGAAGCAAGCCACTGACAGGGACccatccctgggaagggtggccAGAACTGCGTTTAAACTGTCTCTAATGTTGTTATGTTAATGACTCTTTTAAAGCTTGTCACTTCCCTGTTGTACACTGGCcagagagggaagggcaggacacacagacagacaggaaagagatgaatgaatgaatgaatgaatgaatgaatgaatgaatgaatgaatgaatgaatgaatgaatgaccccgCCTTTCCCCATTGACGGGTCACATCATCTTTTTCGCCTGCCCTTCAGAAACGCTCAGGGTGGGTGGCAACGTACAGGGTAAattatggtttttttaaaaaaaatgtattttaatgttttatcatgtgaaCCCCCACGAGACCTGTCCGGGAGCAGCAgcttataaatgtaaaaataaatattaagaaaTTGAATAATTCGGAGAGAGATCCGTATCAGTAAAAGATTTAACACTCACCTCTGAAAAGGGCAAGGGAGATGACGGCGAGCCACCCTTCCGAAGTCTCAGGCCTTTTCgagcccttccttccctccttcccgttCGTAGGCCGCCTTCCCCGCGGGACATCGAGGCGGCTCTCAACAGCGAGGAACGAGGGAGGACCAGGGAAGGCGACACGGAattcaccgccccccccccagcctcttctgTTTTTAGGTGTCGGGGTGCTTCAGTCTCCCGcgcagggctttttttttggggggtgggggtggcagacggctcccccccccctcaaaatcccGGTTTTGCCTTTCGGAGTCCATGTAGATTATGCCAGGGAGGGGCCAAGTCCAAGCTCTTTGGGGGAGTCTGAACCCGATCCAAACccatgtttttctctctctctctctcttttttttagtaTCCGTTGTGGGGAcgggatgggaaggcgattgcaaaccgcttcgagactccagagaaaagcggcatataaaaccaactatcTTCTCAAAGATCTCTGGGCCCTGGACCAGCCACCCCACGGATACAACGGAGCAGGGACTGCTCAGCCACCAAATCCTGGCGCTCAAAGGGAGCTTTTGAATTCGAAGGACAGCGTCGCACAGCCCCCTTTGGTGATTTTGATTTTTATTCGCCCGCTGCagattcttttctttctctctctcccaaaaaACGAATCGAGCCTTAGCGCCTCTAATGCGCCTTCTAAACCGACATTCCCAATTGCCACGTTCATGTTAATCATTTCGAATTAAAACGGATTGCTGTCTTAAAGGAAAAAATTtcgacaatgtgtgtgtgtgcgcgcgcgtgtgcagacacgcgcacacacacacaaacaaacacaatcaCCCGGGCACAGTTTTCCAAAAACAAACGGAAATCAATAACGAAATGAAACCCACAAGGGGCCTGGCATGTCCGGCAGGCGGATTCGAATTTCTCCGAAGGAGTCTAACCGGAACGCCTCGCCACCTCGGGTCTCCAGCGCGCACTTCGGGTTCACACTTTTGGTCCCGTTTGGACGAAAAGGACTGTTCTCGCGCGCCGCCTGGCGGCCAGcgtgcgtacacacacacacaaaagcgcGGCAGTGCGCCGCCAAACGGCGTTCTTAAAAGGGGCCCGCAACTTGACCTCTCTGGGTAATGTCTCAGAGTGGCTGAAAGCAAACTCTTATTATTTGACAGGGAGGCTTCGGTCGGTTCGAGCCTGGAGTGGATCTCTGCCTGCACTGAGaaccttccttccttgcctgcttGAACTTGACGGCTGATCCCCAGAATCCAGCTCTTTCGGTCTtcaaggcgcccctggactcgaactcaGTTCCCTTTTGCAAGCGCGTGCGTGACATGTAATGAacaccccagcccaccccctgggCTGAGGCTGGAGACGACCCCTTCTGAAGGGGCGTCTCCTAAGAGGCCGAGGGAACATCGCCCCCTTTCCCCGGAGAACAGAAGCGCCTTGGGTCGGAGGGCCTTGGTCTTGCTCCTGGCAGGTGGTGGCAATCTCATGTCCCTGCTTCTCAATCCAGGCATCTCTCgcatctctcctccttcccctggcctgctggtggaccttggCTCCCCCatacaccctgcccccccccaaggggcTCCTCTGCTGGATTGCAAAGGGGGGaggccccccaccaccacatgtCTTGGCTTAGGAGACTTCCGGatctcctcccttctcctcccctccccccagcacacaCCTTAGACCATGCTTTTTTAAGTGACCGGGCTTTTccctccaggctccccccccacacacacacacacacaaaggggttGGAGGGATGGCTGCGGTGGAAGATCAAAGCCCGGATTTCTCTCcctgcatctggagagccaagcgGGGCTTGCAAGGGAGAAGAACCCCAGCAGGACTTCAAAGGGATGGGAAGGACCATTCCTAAcggccccccttcccctgccacctGACAAGCATCTCTGCAGACAATGGAGGGCGTGGCTTCCAACTAAAGGAGGACCTTGCCTGTTGGCCCAGGTAAGTCGAGAGCAGGCACAGATGGCGATCGGGGCTGGGACGCTCCAACAAGCACCACCCCAAAGCTTGTTGGACCACCGGTCCTTCTCGGTGTCCGAgagctgggccatccaggacagaGTAGAGCATACcgtaaaccaagggtagtcaaactgcggccctccagatgtccatggactacaattcccatgagcccctgccagcgaatgctggcaggggctcatgggaactgtagtccatggacatctggagggccgcagtttgactacccctgccgtaaacaATGTGACAAATAATTTGTAAAGGAGAAAAGAGAATATGTAGCTAGCCAGAGGCCTGCATGGAGCCCTTGAGGTTGGCAGTCAATGGCGTTTTAGGACAGCTGTCCCTTCCTGCCAGAGACTACATTCTGCCCCCTGGtgttcacctgaagaaaaggCTCCCTTCACGGCAGCCAGTCCCTTTTCTTGCCCGGAGGAGCAGGGCTGTGGTCGAAGGGAAACCTTGTGGGGAGAGCCAaggaatttcccccctctctctttttgtgCATTCAGTCAGCAGAATTACACAAGACTCAGCAGCGCAACCTCATCAGAATTCTAGATTTCGTGGCTTCTCGGAGCGTAGAGCTGGTCAGAACCTACAGGGCTACTGTTCGCGACAACCCTGGATGCTTGTGCGCACTACAGGGAGCATGCCTCGAGCATGTTGCTTCCCACGGTCGCTCCCCAAAAGCACTGAGTACGACAGCAAAGGCAGCATTTGGCTTCTGGAGAATCTCAGGGTTTCCCCCTCAGTTTCTTTAGAACGCGATAGATTTCTTTGCCAAGCGAGGGACAGTGTCAGCAGGAACATCTAATGCAGCAGCAGccgaacggtggctctccagaggtccctggactacaattaccatgagcccctgctggcagcaggggctcatggtaattgtagtccagggacctctggagagccaccgtttggccacccctgatgtaaagttattagaagaagaagaagaagaagaagaagaagaagaagaagaagaagaagaagaagaagaagaagaagaagaagaagaagaagaagaagagctggttcttatatgccgcttttccctacccgaaggaggctcaaagcggcttacagtcgccttcccattcctctccccacaacagacaccctgtggggtgggtgaggctgagagagccctgatatcacttctcggtcagaacagttttatcagtgccgtggcgagcccaaggtcacccagctggttgcatgtgggggagcgcagaattgaacccggcatgccagattagaagtccgcactcctaaccactacaccaagctggctcttaaaagcagggtacaaagaaaaTGGCTCTTCTTTAGTGCAGGCAGGTTTAGAGATTTGGGCTTCCCCCCTGCCTGTGTCACGTGACACAGGTGACGTATGACCTCCTACCCCCATGTTGATGCTTGGGATTGAACCCAGGGTTGGAGGGCTGGATGAGAACGGCTCATGGCTCATTCTTaccaacctccccaccccccactccccaaaatatGGCTTCGATCCTGCTTCTGCTAATTGatttgtatttattcattcagcttGTATACCATCCCTCACCGCGACGTCTTCTGTTGCGAGCTGCTCCGTGCTTGGATCCCAAATTTAAGCAGGCCGGGATTTAAGGCACTGCTATCCACAAATCAGGCATTTTCAAGAGAGGCTGCCCGAATTCTCTCCCAGTGAAGGAAGCAGGGCTCCAGTCCCAAGCCACAACATGTTCTCTGGCCCCTGGGCAACGCACGTGTCCCTTTCTTGGCGAGAAGAACCACCCAGGCTATTGCTACCCGAGGTGCTGGTGTCTCCTAGTTGGTTAGAGAAAATTAGCTTTCAAGGAGACAAGACGTGAAAGGGAAACAACAGTTGACGCTATCATTTTCTTCGACTGGACCTCCTGTTATTTGGTGGCCGAGTTTTCACGTCTCTTTAGGTTTTTAAGGGAACGCTTCTCGTGTTGATTTACGGCTTGGGTTATTGTCAAACGGCTTGGCctgcaccagccccccccccgccccccctccactTCTTTCCACCCTTTGCCAAGCGTCAGCTGAATTTTGCCAGAATGACACCCTCCTCCATGCTTATGTGGTTTCCAGAATTGGCAACTCTTTGTGCCGGCCCGTTTATTGCCCAGTTCCCGGTATCGCTAAAAATGTTTATACAGCAAGTCTAATAATGCACcaaaggtatccccccccccccgccccctcgagGTGGAAACTGTAGATCCGCAGGGAAAGGGACCACCGGAGGGAGACGATAAATTACCGTCAGAGAGTCAGAAGACAACTTTAAAACCCTGTTCTTGCAATGAGGGAGTCTTAGTGTCGTGCTGCCCGGCGTGCAGGAATGGATTATTGGAGCGAGCACTGTTCCTTTAGAGACATCGGCCAAATTTCAACCAAACGTGATGCATGCCTGCTGTCGTGGGTTGCCTGGTGCCGATTCCGTAGTGCAGGCGGCTGCTTGTCCATGGCTGGTTCCTCATGCTCAGTGATTTTAGCCGCGATGCACATCTATACAAACAGATCCTCCCCCTAGGTAATTTagttgcagggggaaaaaacagctgtAGAGGGGGGGCTGGAGAAGGGAGGCTGATGGCTTTTATGGCGCCCCCAAAGGAGAGTCAAAGTGTCgcacaatcgtcttcccttcctctccccaccacagatgccctgtgaggtaggggaggctgagagagctctgagagaactgcgaatgGTCCAAGGGCACTcggctggttgcatatggaggaggcgTGGGGAGTCAAGCCCAgttcagatcagaggccacttcatctagcccaggggtagtcaacctgtggtcctccagatgttcatggactacaattcccatgagcccctgcccacaaacactggcaggggctcatgggaactgtagtctatggacatctggaggaccacaggttgactacccgtgatctAGCCAGTACACGAAGTTGGCTCTCAGAAGGAAGGGAGAGCCaacgtgatgtagtggttaagagtggtggcctctaatctggagaaccaggtttgattccctgctcctccacatgcagccagctgggtgaccttgtgccagttacagttctctcagagctacagttgcagagcagttctctcagaactctctcaactccacctgcctcacagggtgtctgttgtggggagaggaagggaaaggtgctggtaagctgctttgagactcctttggtttgtaaaaggcagggcataagacccccccccctcagctctCTTGCTCCCTTCCCCTGTGGGCAAAGGGACTGTACTAACTGTAGTTTGGAGCACAGTTTTGACAGCTTTTGCAAGGAGGTTCagcatcccttcccttcccgcacagaaataaaatctgaaatatttttacCTAATACAGTTTTGTGAATGCCAATGATAACGTCCTTAGGACTGGTTCCCAATACCATTGCTGAACAGCTACTCATGAGGAATACACGTGCCCTATAAAGGTCCCGATGAAGCAGACGTAAGCCGTTCTGCCTGCTTAGCCACACTGTTCCTCCACTACTTCACTATGCAGCAAGCCACGACTGTCCTGCTGAATGGAGAGGGGCAGAAAAAGGACTCCTGCAGAAAAGCGGGACGGAAGCTGTAGCGGCAGGGGAACGCTACCTGCAAGGACCTGAGTGCAAAAGAGGCCATTCAGCCAGATGGCTGCTTCTTATTCCCCACTTTTACAAAGAGGATTTCCTGAGACAACCCAAATTCACTAAAAGAAAACCCAAGAAAGTCCCGACTGCCTTTTCCTTGCGGTCAAAGAAGACCCACTAGCCTTTTGACTTCCTGACCTACTGGAGCTGCAAGAGTTTTTGCCTTTTCCGCTCCAGTCTGTAAAACGTTCTCCAGGTAAGCCCCGTCTTCTCTCAGTTTCTTGAACTCGCTCCTGATGGGCGCCAGTTTTTCAATGACGGTCTCCGCCACCACCACCTTGTAACGAGCGGTATCCAGGCCCACGCTCTGCTGCACCACTTCCTCTACGTCGAGCCCCGTGATGGCGGAGTGGATGGTGACAAGATTGGAGACGCCGGGGCGTAAGTCTGGGTCATAGGTCACCTCGGATGTGAAGTCCGTGACGGCCTTGCGGAATTTCAGCAGGATCTCCTCAGGGCAGTCGGTAATGCCGACCGTGGCCAGCTTCTGAGGGTCGGATTTCGACATCTTGGAGGTGGGATCGCGGAGGGACCTCACCTTCTTCACCtcagcttaaaaataaaatgggaaagggaaGTTAAAGGAGGATGGCTGCTGGGGACACAGACCAAGAAGCTGGTGGTTTTCCAGTTTCCCCTCAGCCCCCAAAGGGTCCCTTGGCAGCACAGTCTCAGCCTCCAGCAACAAGCAAGCAATGAGGGCTGTTTTCACACATGCTGGAAAATGTCCTTTCAACACACAGTAGCAATCGTTTGCAAGAGGATTTTCCTTTCAGGAAGTGCCCTTTcgatgtactttcaatgcactttactaATCATGTGCAAGCAGATTTTCCTTACAGGAAGCGCCCTttcaatgtactttcaatgcactttacaaaTCATGTACAAGTAGATTTTCCTTACAGGAAGCGCCCTTTCAAtgtacttccaatgcactttacaaATCATGTACAAGTAAATTTTCCTTACAGGAAGCGCCCTTTCAAATCATGTACAAGTAGATTTTCCTTACAGGAAGTGCCCTTTCAGGAAGCGTCCTttcaatgtactttcaatgcactttacaaaACATGTACAAGTAGATTTTCCTTACAGGAAGTGCCCTTTCAGGAAGCGTCCGttcaatgtactttcaatgcactttacaaaTCATGTACAAATAGATTTTCCTTACAGGAAGTGCCCTTttgatgtactttcaatgcactttacaaaTCACAATCAAGCAGATTTTCTTTACAGGAAGCATCCTTTcgatgtactttcaatgcactttactaTTAATATGCAAGTAGATTTCCCTTACAAGAAGTGCCCTTTCGATGTACTTTCAACGCACTTTACTAATCACGTGCAAGTAGATTTCCCTTACAGGAAGTGCCCTTTCaatatactttcaatgcactttactaATCATGTGCAAGTAGTTACTAATCATGTGCACCGTACCAATCACTCACGGGAAGTGCTTTTTGGATGTACTTCCAATGCAATGTAGCAATTACTTGGCCTTCCTATGTATTTCCTAgcaggaaaatccacttgcaaacaattgctaaagtgcactgaaagagAACTatccagcatgtgtgaaagccaCCACCGCCTTACACAACCGTTGTAGAGATTAATTTACCTGCCACAGACGCACTCTCAAACACAAGGGACTTTTTATTACTTCCACCACTATGTTCAAGCATTGCTTCCCCCACTTTGAATGACCACCCTCCCACTTGTGCTGC from Paroedura picta isolate Pp20150507F chromosome 7, Ppicta_v3.0, whole genome shotgun sequence includes these protein-coding regions:
- the WARS2 gene encoding tryptophan--tRNA ligase, mitochondrial isoform X2 yields the protein MYSIVDLHSLTIPRDPAVLRAHILDITAVLLACGIDPQKCILFQQSRVPEHAELGWILGCLTSISRLQHFPQWKVKNASQMNEGMAGLFTYPILQAADILLYKSTHVPVGEDQVLHLELTQDLARRFNKKYGDFFPVPKTLLTEVKKVRSLRDPTSKMSKSDPQKLATVGITDCPEEILLKFRKAVTDFTSEVTYDPDLRPGVSNLVTIHSAITGLDVEEVVQQSVGLDTARYKVVVAETVIEKLAPIRSEFKKLREDGAYLENVLQTGAEKAKTLAAPVGQEVKRLVGLL